The proteins below are encoded in one region of Neisseriales bacterium:
- a CDS encoding deoxynucleoside kinase, whose product MTIKPITLPFDYIVVEGTIGAGKSELAKRLVDYYHATFIKERPEDNPFLLRFYSNTGHLALATQLAFLQQRIAMAQNMFAPEMATSKIIVSDFLFEKDAIFAKMILDDDELSLYRYIVDQIAPRYPVPKLVIYLQVSEDMVKRRIAARGDEYEKIFPEGYLSRIQVAYSTFFHHYNASPLLIVNTDNLIFSRDEDFYLLLQYIAKNRSVRSYFNKN is encoded by the coding sequence ATGACTATAAAACCTATTACCTTACCTTTTGATTACATCGTTGTTGAAGGCACAATTGGCGCGGGTAAATCTGAATTAGCTAAGCGTTTAGTTGATTATTATCACGCCACATTTATCAAAGAGCGTCCGGAGGATAACCCTTTTTTGCTGCGTTTTTACAGCAATACAGGTCATCTTGCATTGGCAACACAACTAGCCTTTTTGCAGCAGCGGATCGCAATGGCACAGAACATGTTTGCCCCTGAAATGGCCACTTCTAAAATTATAGTATCTGATTTTCTTTTTGAAAAAGATGCGATCTTTGCCAAAATGATTCTTGATGATGACGAATTGTCTTTATATCGCTACATTGTCGATCAAATTGCCCCACGCTACCCTGTTCCTAAACTTGTGATCTATTTGCAAGTTTCTGAAGATATGGTTAAGCGACGTATTGCAGCAAGGGGAGATGAATATGAAAAAATTTTTCCAGAAGGGTATTTGAGCCGTATTCAAGTTGCATACAGTACGTTTTTTCATCACTATAATGCTTCGCCTTTACTGATTGTTAACACCGATAATTTAATTTTTAGTCGAGACGAGGATTTTTATCTATTACTTCAGTATATTGCCAAAAATCGCAGTGTTCGTAGTTACTTTAATAAGAATTAA
- the pcnB gene encoding polynucleotide adenylyltransferase PcnB: protein MLNPNASSRIHPSKNIVASALMKTAGSLVSTPYSPILLATRTQLSRTQFSAGACQVVQHLQQNGFEAYIVGGAVRDILLHQTPKDFDVATDAPPESVRRLFRRAYIIGRRFRIVHVVIDRRVIEVSTFRKQGTKLCNSSGRIMRDNIFGHREEDMRRRDFTINALLYEPTDENIIDHVGGLADLVEKQIVTIGDPAIRYREDPIRILRAIRFSAKLDFNIEKNTRQAIVDTQYLLDKEPTARLFDEMLKYLTNGYAVQAMRLLQHYQLTAAFPFFKQLNIYLDIPFIMTVLQATDKRVQCYQTVSTSFLLATLAWPSILNLKKMLLKRYKKPESAMLHAIEIVDQRFRAAHTIPRCFMTVMKALWVMQESFESTVPEKAGRLLKQPHFRAGLDFFLLRAKSEQIPKKVVAKWVVLQ from the coding sequence TTGTTAAATCCCAATGCTTCAAGTAGAATTCATCCATCTAAAAATATCGTCGCATCGGCTTTGATGAAGACTGCTGGTTCACTTGTATCGACTCCTTATTCTCCCATTTTACTTGCGACTAGGACACAGTTGTCGCGCACGCAATTTAGCGCGGGCGCCTGCCAAGTTGTCCAGCATCTGCAACAAAATGGTTTTGAGGCCTACATTGTTGGCGGAGCAGTGCGAGATATATTGCTCCATCAAACACCTAAAGATTTTGATGTGGCAACCGATGCACCGCCCGAATCAGTGCGGCGCTTATTTCGACGTGCTTATATTATTGGTCGGCGTTTTCGTATCGTGCATGTTGTGATTGATCGTAGGGTAATTGAAGTGTCTACCTTTAGAAAGCAGGGCACAAAACTTTGTAATAGCAGTGGTCGTATTATGCGAGACAATATTTTTGGTCATCGTGAAGAAGATATGCGGCGGCGTGACTTTACTATTAATGCATTACTTTATGAACCAACTGACGAAAATATTATTGATCATGTGGGTGGTTTAGCCGATCTTGTTGAAAAACAAATTGTGACTATTGGCGACCCTGCTATACGCTATCGGGAAGACCCGATTAGAATATTACGCGCCATTCGCTTTTCAGCAAAACTGGATTTTAACATTGAAAAGAATACGCGGCAGGCAATCGTTGATACTCAATATTTATTGGATAAAGAACCCACTGCACGTTTATTTGATGAAATGTTGAAATATTTGACCAATGGATATGCGGTACAAGCAATGAGGTTACTCCAGCACTATCAACTCACCGCTGCGTTCCCATTTTTTAAGCAATTGAATATTTATCTTGATATACCTTTTATCATGACTGTGCTTCAAGCTACGGACAAACGTGTCCAATGCTACCAAACAGTTTCTACCAGTTTCTTATTAGCTACTTTAGCATGGCCGAGTATACTGAATTTAAAAAAAATGTTGCTTAAGCGTTATAAAAAACCGGAATCAGCTATGCTCCATGCGATTGAAATAGTTGATCAACGTTTTAGGGCGGCTCATACTATTCCCCGTTGCTTTATGACAGTCATGAAAGCGCTATGGGTCATGCAGGAAAGCTTTGAGTCAACAGTTCCTGAAAAAGCGGGACGTTTGCTAAAACAACCGCATTTTAGAGCAGGATTAGATTTTTTTCTGTTACGTGCCAAAAGCGAGCAGATTCCTAAGAAGGTAGTTGCCAAATGGGTCGTTCTTCAATAA
- a CDS encoding AAA-associated domain-containing protein, with amino-acid sequence MKQTLIELKAVGKSFKSVDGTARSVLEDVNFALREGEIVALLGQSGSGKSTMLRIMAGLIQADSGEVYYRDKPINGPVSGVRMVFQSFALFPWLTVQQNVELGLEAIGLSHRERLERAETAIEMIGLSGFEGALPRELSGGMRQRVGIARALVVQPDVLLMDEAFSALDILTGEQLRNDVLELWDKKDTPMKGMLVVSHNIEEAVLMADRVLTFASDPGKIRDELLIAKVRPRDADSPEVRYLIDQVYAMMTTKVPNSGRVMVDKQLGYRLPDADTNRMEGLIDLLAESPFNGRADLPKVAEETELTDDELLPLTEALQLLGLANVLHGDIVISALGRRYVQASNSDRQTIFGRQLLANIPLIAYIRQCLTHEDTGELPLGQFRKVLYGSLSEDEIERILNIAIEWGRYGEIFEYDYRTGVISLPEQNLSGQQG; translated from the coding sequence GTGAAGCAAACATTGATTGAATTAAAAGCGGTTGGTAAATCCTTCAAATCGGTGGATGGGACTGCGCGTTCTGTTTTGGAGGATGTTAATTTTGCGCTCAGGGAAGGTGAAATTGTGGCTCTTCTTGGTCAGTCTGGATCTGGTAAATCTACCATGTTGCGTATCATGGCAGGATTAATTCAGGCCGATTCGGGAGAAGTCTATTATCGGGATAAACCGATCAATGGTCCTGTAAGTGGTGTACGGATGGTATTTCAATCTTTTGCGCTTTTTCCTTGGCTAACTGTACAACAAAATGTTGAGCTAGGTTTGGAGGCAATCGGTCTTTCTCATCGTGAGCGCTTAGAGCGTGCTGAAACGGCTATCGAAATGATTGGTTTATCAGGATTTGAAGGTGCCTTGCCACGCGAACTATCTGGTGGCATGCGTCAGCGCGTTGGGATTGCGAGGGCACTTGTTGTTCAGCCAGATGTTTTATTGATGGATGAGGCTTTTTCAGCGCTGGATATTTTAACAGGCGAGCAATTACGCAATGATGTACTTGAGTTATGGGACAAAAAAGATACGCCGATGAAGGGCATGCTAGTTGTTTCGCATAACATTGAAGAAGCTGTACTAATGGCTGACCGTGTATTAACTTTTGCATCAGATCCTGGCAAAATTCGTGATGAATTATTGATTGCCAAAGTGCGTCCACGTGATGCGGATAGCCCAGAAGTTCGCTATTTAATTGATCAAGTATATGCCATGATGACAACTAAGGTGCCTAATTCAGGTCGTGTAATGGTTGATAAACAACTTGGCTATCGTTTGCCTGATGCCGATACAAATCGTATGGAAGGTCTTATTGATTTATTGGCTGAGTCACCGTTTAATGGTCGGGCTGACTTGCCAAAAGTTGCTGAAGAAACAGAACTAACGGACGATGAATTGCTGCCCTTGACAGAAGCTTTACAACTACTTGGTTTGGCGAATGTTTTGCATGGAGATATTGTTATTTCAGCACTCGGTCGTCGTTATGTACAAGCCTCTAACAGTGACCGACAAACAATTTTTGGTCGGCAATTATTAGCGAATATTCCTCTTATTGCCTATATCAGACAATGTTTAACACATGAAGATACAGGGGAATTACCTCTTGGACAATTTCGTAAAGTGTTATATGGATCTTTATCTGAAGATGAAATTGAGCGCATACTGAATATTGCTATTGAATGGGGTCGGTATGGTGAAATTTTTGAATATGACTATCGCACGGGCGTGATTAGTCTGCCCGAGCAAAATTTATCTGGACAGCAAGGTTAA
- the pnp gene encoding polyribonucleotide nucleotidyltransferase, translating to MFNKVSKSFQYGQHTVTLETGEIGRQASGSVLVSMGDTIVLVSAVGSSEVQSEQDFFPLSVDYFERTYAAGKIPGGFFKREARQSEKEILTSRLIDRPIRPLFPAGFYHDVQIIATVLSLDPEIDSDIPAMIGASAALTISGMPFNGPIGAARVGYINGEYQLNPTKAELAISDLDLVVAGTSSAVLMVESEAKELPEEVMLGAVMFGHQAMQDVIEAINALADEVNPILWDWQPLPEDETLVKRVRDLAKDDICVAFQLRGKQARTKKLAEAWEKVKSALIDINTDPLLINKIKQHFKALEADVVRGQILSGEPRIDGRSTSAVRPISIRTSILPRAHGSALFTRGETQALVVTTLGTQRDGQVIDALSGEYIERFMLHYNFPPYATGETGRLGPPKRREIGHGRLAKRALLAVLPSAEEFGYSVRVVSEITESNGSSSMASVCGGCLSLLAAGVPLKAHVAGIAMGLILDGNRFAVLTDILGDEDHLGDMDFKVAGTTEGITALQMDIKIQGITEEIMRVALDQAKEGREHILDLMKKAIKTPLSLSNYAPRLFTMKINPDKIREVIGKGGETIRAITKETGTEINIEDDGTITIASVTQEGAESAKQRIEDITVEVEIGAIYEGTIIKILDNNVGAIVSLFPGKDGLVHISQIANERIRDINDYVSIGQTVKVKVIEMDDRGRIRLSMKALLVT from the coding sequence ATGTTTAATAAGGTTAGCAAAAGTTTTCAATATGGACAGCATACCGTTACCCTTGAAACGGGAGAGATTGGGCGGCAGGCAAGTGGATCAGTATTGGTATCAATGGGCGATACAATAGTTTTGGTTTCAGCTGTTGGCTCTAGTGAAGTTCAATCAGAACAAGATTTTTTCCCGCTTTCGGTTGACTATTTTGAGCGCACCTACGCAGCAGGCAAAATACCGGGCGGTTTTTTTAAACGAGAAGCTAGGCAATCAGAAAAAGAAATTTTGACTAGCCGCTTAATTGACCGACCCATTCGCCCACTTTTTCCGGCTGGTTTTTACCATGATGTGCAAATTATAGCGACAGTACTTTCTTTGGATCCGGAAATTGATTCTGATATTCCCGCAATGATTGGTGCATCAGCGGCATTGACAATTTCTGGCATGCCGTTTAATGGTCCAATTGGTGCAGCACGGGTCGGTTATATCAATGGTGAATATCAATTAAATCCTACTAAGGCAGAATTAGCAATTTCAGATCTGGATTTAGTGGTAGCTGGCACGTCTTCTGCGGTACTGATGGTGGAATCAGAAGCGAAGGAATTGCCAGAAGAAGTAATGCTTGGCGCGGTGATGTTTGGTCATCAAGCTATGCAGGATGTTATCGAAGCAATCAATGCATTGGCAGATGAAGTTAATCCTATATTGTGGGACTGGCAGCCATTGCCAGAGGACGAAACTTTGGTAAAGCGTGTACGGGATCTTGCTAAAGATGATATTTGTGTAGCATTCCAGCTTCGTGGGAAGCAGGCACGCACTAAAAAATTAGCAGAGGCATGGGAAAAAGTTAAATCTGCCTTGATAGATATCAACACTGATCCGCTTTTAATAAACAAAATTAAACAGCATTTTAAGGCACTTGAAGCAGATGTAGTACGTGGGCAGATTTTAAGTGGCGAACCGCGTATTGATGGACGTAGCACTTCAGCTGTACGTCCCATCAGTATTCGCACCAGTATATTGCCCCGTGCACATGGTTCAGCACTTTTTACGCGTGGCGAAACTCAAGCACTTGTTGTGACGACTTTGGGTACGCAGCGCGATGGTCAAGTGATTGATGCTTTGTCGGGTGAATATATTGAACGCTTCATGTTACATTATAACTTCCCACCCTATGCAACTGGGGAAACAGGGCGTCTTGGACCACCAAAACGCCGAGAGATTGGTCATGGGCGTTTAGCAAAGCGTGCTTTGCTTGCAGTATTACCTTCTGCTGAAGAATTTGGTTATTCCGTACGCGTAGTGTCTGAAATTACAGAATCTAATGGTTCTTCCTCCATGGCATCTGTTTGTGGCGGCTGTTTATCACTGCTTGCCGCAGGTGTGCCACTTAAAGCCCATGTCGCAGGTATTGCTATGGGGCTTATTTTAGATGGAAATCGCTTTGCGGTCTTGACCGATATTTTGGGCGATGAGGATCATTTAGGCGATATGGACTTTAAAGTAGCGGGTACAACAGAAGGCATAACAGCATTACAAATGGATATCAAAATCCAGGGTATAACTGAAGAAATTATGCGTGTTGCATTGGATCAAGCAAAAGAAGGTCGAGAGCATATATTAGATTTAATGAAAAAAGCGATCAAAACTCCTCTGTCTTTATCAAATTATGCGCCGCGTTTATTCACTATGAAAATTAATCCCGATAAAATACGGGAGGTGATTGGTAAGGGCGGTGAAACGATTCGAGCGATTACCAAGGAAACTGGCACAGAAATCAATATTGAGGATGATGGGACTATTACTATTGCATCGGTTACACAAGAAGGGGCAGAGAGCGCTAAACAACGTATTGAAGATATTACTGTGGAAGTGGAGATAGGCGCCATTTATGAAGGAACAATTATTAAGATCTTAGATAATAATGTCGGTGCAATTGTTTCCCTTTTCCCGGGCAAAGATGGACTTGTACATATTAGTCAAATAGCCAATGAGCGAATTCGAGATATTAATGATTATGTATCTATTGGACAGACTGTTAAAGTGAAAGTCATTGAAATGGATGATAGGGGTCGTATTCGATTGTCGATGAAAGCACTTTTAGTGACTTAA
- the glyQ gene encoding glycine--tRNA ligase subunit alpha, whose translation MTSSLQQIISALAAYWSEQGCLLIQPLDIEVGAGTSHPATYLRAIGPEPWFAAYTQASRRPKDGRYGQNPNRLQHYYQYQVVLKPSPIDIQDLYLGSLYALGIDPKMHDIRFVEDNWENPTLGAWGLGWEVWLDGMEVTQFTYFQQVGGLDCKPVMSEITYGLERLAMYLQGVENVYDLVWGSSLNERLITYGDIYQQNEIEQSAYNFEHANVEALFMLFDHYEQEAKALLTIPLVLPTYEMILKAGHIFNLLDARHAISVTERANYIGRLRTLSRRVAKAYYIMRETLGFPLCQALPTVKAST comes from the coding sequence ATGACATCAAGTCTACAGCAAATCATTAGTGCTTTGGCTGCCTATTGGAGTGAGCAAGGTTGTTTGTTAATCCAGCCCCTAGATATTGAGGTTGGTGCTGGTACTTCGCATCCGGCTACTTATTTACGAGCGATAGGTCCTGAGCCATGGTTTGCAGCTTATACCCAAGCTTCGCGACGCCCAAAAGATGGTAGGTATGGTCAAAATCCTAATCGTTTGCAGCACTACTACCAGTATCAAGTAGTTTTAAAACCTTCTCCGATTGATATTCAAGATCTTTATCTGGGTTCATTATATGCATTAGGTATTGACCCAAAAATGCATGATATCCGTTTCGTTGAGGATAACTGGGAAAATCCCACGTTGGGTGCTTGGGGGCTTGGATGGGAAGTATGGTTAGATGGGATGGAAGTGACGCAATTTACCTATTTTCAACAGGTGGGTGGATTAGACTGTAAACCTGTCATGAGCGAGATTACTTATGGTCTAGAACGTTTAGCTATGTATCTGCAAGGTGTTGAAAATGTTTATGACCTTGTTTGGGGCTCATCGTTGAATGAGCGACTAATTACCTATGGCGATATTTATCAGCAAAATGAAATTGAACAATCAGCCTATAATTTTGAGCATGCCAATGTCGAAGCGCTTTTTATGCTGTTTGATCACTATGAGCAAGAAGCTAAGGCGTTGTTAACTATACCACTCGTTCTACCTACCTATGAAATGATTCTTAAAGCAGGGCACATATTCAATTTATTAGATGCTCGGCACGCTATCTCAGTGACGGAACGCGCTAATTATATTGGTCGCCTACGTACCTTATCGCGCCGTGTTGCAAAGGCCTATTACATCATGAGAGAAACACTTGGGTTTCCGCTTTGCCAAGCGTTGCCTACGGTTAAGGCATCAACATGA
- the truB gene encoding tRNA pseudouridine(55) synthase TruB: MAECTETIFGVLLLDKPLGLSSHRATQIVRRLFQAKKAGHTGSLDPAATGLLPICLGEATKFASYLLDADKAYCATVQFGVTTTTGDQEGAVLKRHDVTFCQADLEHVVSQFCGDQMQLPPMYSALKYHGKPLYQYARSGLTVERAPRKITVYHMEVMRYADGVADIFIHCSKGTYIRTLAEDIGRTLGSGASLLALKRTQIGIYGLKDAFSVETLEQLSLNDRKTKLMPVDSLVTSLPTICLEKKQAFSFQQGQTVPIFEQSSDILKRFRVYSETDPPLFIGVGEAQKPGVLTPIRLMAME; encoded by the coding sequence ATGGCTGAATGTACTGAAACTATTTTTGGTGTGTTGCTGCTGGATAAGCCATTGGGACTTAGTAGCCATCGTGCCACACAAATAGTCCGTCGTCTATTTCAGGCCAAAAAAGCAGGTCATACTGGTTCGTTAGATCCTGCAGCTACTGGGCTTTTGCCAATATGCTTAGGTGAAGCAACAAAGTTTGCATCTTATTTATTAGATGCCGATAAAGCGTATTGTGCAACAGTACAGTTTGGTGTGACTACTACAACGGGTGACCAAGAAGGCGCAGTCCTTAAACGGCATGATGTTACTTTTTGCCAAGCGGATTTAGAGCATGTTGTGTCCCAATTTTGTGGCGATCAAATGCAATTGCCGCCCATGTATTCAGCACTCAAATACCATGGTAAGCCGCTTTACCAATATGCGCGGTCTGGTTTGACGGTTGAGCGCGCTCCAAGAAAAATTACGGTGTATCACATGGAGGTGATGCGTTATGCAGATGGTGTAGCGGACATATTTATTCACTGTAGTAAAGGTACTTATATTCGGACGCTTGCAGAGGATATTGGCCGCACATTAGGAAGTGGTGCATCACTGCTTGCGCTGAAAAGAACGCAGATCGGCATTTATGGTTTGAAAGATGCGTTTTCCGTTGAAACATTAGAACAGCTATCCTTAAACGATCGCAAAACTAAATTAATGCCAGTTGATTCTTTAGTGACAAGTTTGCCAACGATATGTTTAGAAAAAAAACAAGCATTCTCTTTTCAGCAAGGCCAAACAGTACCCATCTTTGAGCAAAGTAGTGATATACTGAAGAGATTTCGTGTGTATAGCGAAACGGATCCCCCGTTGTTTATTGGTGTCGGGGAAGCGCAAAAACCGGGTGTACTAACCCCTATTAGATTAATGGCCATGGAATAA
- a CDS encoding ABC transporter permease subunit produces MIRFQSLPRQIISYGGNRWDWALLPIVLAFLALLAWGASQMSAPYQVGTSLPILLDPIMLPYYLFRTMLRMCFAMIISLLFACVFAILATKIKLAERVLLPLLDILQSIPVLGFSFITLAGFIALFPGNLLGVECAAIFAIFTSQAWNMAFSLYQSLRTIPFDLAEAACVFRLSGWQRFWRLELPFAMPNLLWNMMMSMSGGWFFVVASEAISVSNQSIRLPGIGSYIALAIDMHNIHAILWAIVAMGLGILIYDQCIFRPLLAWADKFRFEETGGGNAQTSWLLSWLRRTNHFQKLGFIIGKSIVTTFSWFYRRELRPMPSMDVRTISPRWMHLFDFFMLMVVLLISWQLVHFILRTVHWVEISHVFALGCYTMIRVLVLIMIATLFWVPIGVWIGLNPNWSNRLQALAQFMAAFPANLMFPLMVIMIVRFQLNPNIWLSPLMILGTQWYLLFNVIAGASAIPTELRYAAKNTGLKGWLKWKRYLLPAIFPSFITGAITASGGSWNASIVAEYARWGDTTLKAEGLGSYIAHMTAVGDYPRLALGIGMMCLFVMSLNGFVWRKLYRISVERIRLS; encoded by the coding sequence ATGATTCGTTTTCAATCGTTGCCAAGACAAATCATTAGTTATGGTGGCAATCGCTGGGATTGGGCATTGCTACCCATTGTATTGGCTTTTCTTGCGCTACTTGCTTGGGGAGCAAGCCAAATGTCCGCACCCTATCAAGTGGGGACTTCTCTGCCTATCTTGCTTGACCCGATCATGTTGCCTTACTACTTGTTTCGCACGATGTTGCGCATGTGTTTTGCTATGATAATCTCGTTGTTGTTTGCGTGCGTATTTGCGATCCTTGCTACTAAAATAAAGCTCGCAGAGCGTGTTTTATTACCGCTGCTGGATATATTACAATCTATTCCAGTTTTAGGTTTTTCATTTATTACCCTTGCTGGATTTATTGCTTTATTTCCAGGCAATCTATTAGGTGTAGAATGCGCGGCGATTTTTGCTATTTTTACATCGCAAGCTTGGAATATGGCGTTTTCGCTTTATCAATCCTTACGTACCATTCCATTTGATCTAGCAGAAGCTGCTTGTGTCTTTCGTTTATCAGGTTGGCAACGTTTTTGGCGACTCGAGCTGCCGTTTGCTATGCCTAATCTTCTTTGGAATATGATGATGTCGATGTCAGGTGGCTGGTTTTTTGTAGTGGCTTCTGAGGCAATTTCAGTTTCCAATCAGAGTATTCGCTTACCGGGTATTGGTTCTTATATTGCGCTTGCGATTGACATGCATAATATTCATGCCATTTTATGGGCCATTGTAGCAATGGGACTGGGTATTTTAATTTACGATCAATGTATTTTTCGTCCCTTATTAGCGTGGGCTGATAAGTTCCGTTTTGAAGAAACGGGAGGAGGGAATGCGCAAACTTCTTGGCTACTTTCTTGGCTACGCAGAACAAATCATTTTCAAAAATTAGGGTTTATTATTGGTAAAAGTATTGTTACAACATTTTCTTGGTTTTATCGACGTGAACTACGCCCGATGCCATCTATGGATGTACGTACCATATCTCCGCGTTGGATGCATTTATTCGATTTTTTTATGCTTATGGTTGTACTTTTAATTTCTTGGCAGTTGGTGCATTTTATTTTGCGTACAGTTCATTGGGTTGAGATCAGTCATGTTTTTGCGTTGGGTTGCTATACCATGATACGCGTTTTAGTATTAATTATGATTGCCACGTTGTTTTGGGTACCTATTGGTGTGTGGATTGGGTTAAATCCTAATTGGTCAAATCGCTTGCAGGCTTTAGCGCAATTTATGGCAGCTTTTCCGGCTAACCTCATGTTTCCATTGATGGTGATCATGATTGTACGTTTTCAATTAAATCCCAATATTTGGTTATCTCCATTAATGATTTTAGGTACACAGTGGTATTTATTATTTAATGTAATTGCGGGTGCATCTGCTATTCCTACTGAACTACGTTATGCAGCAAAAAATACGGGATTAAAAGGTTGGCTTAAATGGAAACGTTATTTATTACCAGCCATTTTTCCAAGTTTTATTACGGGTGCGATTACAGCAAGTGGAGGTTCATGGAATGCGAGCATCGTGGCAGAATATGCACGCTGGGGAGATACCACATTAAAAGCAGAAGGATTAGGTAGTTACATTGCACACATGACAGCAGTTGGTGATTACCCGCGATTGGCTTTGGGTATTGGTATGATGTGTTTATTCGTGATGAGCTTGAATGGATTCGTATGGCGCAAACTCTATCGAATATCAGTTGAGCGTATCAGGCTTTCATGA
- the rpsO gene encoding 30S ribosomal protein S15, with the protein MAISVEDKAEIIRTYQRKEGDTGSSETQIAILTARINDLTTHFKTHVKDNHSRRGLLKLVSRRRRLLDYLQRTNLELYRSLIGRLSLRK; encoded by the coding sequence ATGGCGATTAGTGTTGAGGATAAAGCAGAAATTATTAGGACATATCAGCGAAAAGAGGGTGATACGGGTTCGTCGGAGACACAAATTGCTATTCTGACGGCACGCATTAACGATTTGACGACGCATTTTAAAACACATGTGAAAGACAATCATAGTCGTCGCGGTTTGCTTAAGTTGGTTAGTCGACGCAGACGCTTGCTGGATTACTTACAACGTACCAATCTAGAGCTGTACCGTAGTTTAATTGGTCGTTTGAGCCTGAGGAAATAA
- the folK gene encoding 2-amino-4-hydroxy-6-hydroxymethyldihydropteridine diphosphokinase yields the protein MGRSSINPIFKKAYLGLGSNLNDPIRQVKAALATLADHPKIRLMASSSFYLTKPVGYLNQPDFINAVAIITTSLMPYDLLKAMLRIEEQFGRKRTFRNAPRILDIDLLWYQDVVCADPILTLPHPRLAQRAFVLLPLMELDPDLLVFPNRTLKMLLARVECEGVMRIHDIS from the coding sequence ATGGGTCGTTCTTCAATAAATCCAATATTTAAAAAGGCTTATCTTGGTTTAGGAAGTAATCTTAATGATCCGATACGCCAAGTCAAGGCAGCTTTAGCAACTTTAGCAGATCATCCAAAGATTCGCTTGATGGCTAGCTCTTCATTTTATTTGACCAAACCAGTTGGTTATTTAAACCAACCAGACTTTATTAATGCCGTAGCAATTATTACAACAAGCTTGATGCCATATGATTTATTAAAAGCAATGTTGCGTATTGAGGAACAATTCGGTCGAAAAAGAACTTTTCGCAATGCGCCACGTATTTTAGATATTGATTTATTGTGGTATCAGGATGTAGTCTGTGCTGATCCAATACTAACGCTACCACATCCAAGGTTAGCCCAAAGAGCTTTTGTACTGTTACCGCTGATGGAATTAGATCCTGATTTATTGGTTTTTCCGAATAGAACCCTAAAAATGTTATTAGCTCGTGTAGAATGCGAAGGTGTTATGCGGATCCATGACATATCGTAA